The following coding sequences lie in one Myxococcus xanthus genomic window:
- a CDS encoding HTTM domain-containing protein produces MTSRARFEDFLRQISVPRMRVGASLFRVVSGSASLYFLMTCLPYRHYFFGPNGIYPKDQSAPAPALLSIFNYVTTPLALDALYLLTCAVALTWTLGTATRWLTPVHAVLMTSLFNRNPALADGGDNVFRIVIWFACFAMLEGARNKDGTEKSHEPSVAGLLHNAAILAMAAQIAIVYMSAGLTKVLGPSWRDGTALYYSLTAHEYRMGGISDFIRRNSGIVLLGTYTTVFFQVLFPALVVANKWTRRFAVACGLFFHLAIAGTMNLLTFAAQMLAVDLLLLTDGEYAWMKRVAQQWLARLRLMVAPTVAGPPASTAQAATPGASEGDPP; encoded by the coding sequence ATGACCTCCCGTGCTCGCTTCGAGGACTTCCTCAGGCAAATCTCCGTCCCGCGAATGCGCGTGGGCGCGTCCCTCTTCCGCGTCGTCTCCGGCAGCGCGTCACTGTACTTCCTGATGACGTGCCTTCCCTACCGGCACTACTTCTTCGGGCCGAACGGCATCTACCCGAAGGACCAGTCAGCGCCAGCGCCCGCCCTGCTGTCGATCTTCAACTACGTCACCACCCCGCTCGCCCTCGACGCGCTCTACCTCCTGACCTGCGCGGTGGCCCTCACCTGGACCCTGGGCACAGCCACCCGGTGGCTCACGCCCGTCCACGCCGTCCTCATGACGTCGCTGTTCAACCGCAACCCGGCCCTCGCCGACGGCGGCGACAACGTCTTTCGCATCGTCATCTGGTTCGCCTGCTTCGCGATGCTCGAGGGCGCCCGCAACAAGGATGGCACGGAGAAGTCCCACGAGCCCTCCGTGGCGGGACTGCTCCACAACGCAGCCATCCTCGCCATGGCCGCGCAGATCGCCATCGTCTACATGTCCGCCGGCCTCACCAAGGTGCTCGGCCCGAGCTGGCGTGACGGCACCGCGCTCTACTACTCGCTGACGGCGCACGAATACCGGATGGGCGGTATCTCCGACTTCATCCGTCGCAACAGCGGCATCGTGCTGCTCGGCACGTACACGACCGTCTTCTTCCAGGTGCTCTTCCCGGCGCTGGTGGTGGCCAACAAATGGACGCGCCGCTTCGCGGTGGCGTGCGGCCTGTTCTTCCATCTGGCCATCGCGGGCACGATGAACCTCCTCACCTTCGCGGCCCAGATGCTCGCGGTCGACCTGTTGCTGCTGACCGACGGTGAGTATGCCTGGATGAAGCGCGTTGCCCAGCAATGGCTGGCTCGGCTGCGCCTCATGGTGGCGCCCACCGTGGCGGGCCCACCCGCGAGCACCGCACAAGCCGCCACGCCAGGCGCCTCCGAGGGCGACCCTCCATGA
- a CDS encoding prolyl oligopeptidase family serine peptidase, whose translation MRRAYVASLLTGLLTSSVATAEAPPQDPFLWLEEVQGEKALEWVRAQNARTLAVLEKDPRFETFHAQALELLTSTDRIPSPGFRAGGVDNFWQDRGNPRGIWRHTSLDGYTRAQTPWETVLDVDALAKAEKANWIWKGSNCLPPADQRCLVSLSNGGKDAVELREFDAAAKHFVEGGFQVPEGKLSASWLDLDTLLVGRDWGGDTLTESGYPFVLKRWKRGTPLSEAQESFRGERTDVSASPVLLRDADGALRAVLVNRAVTFFESEYYLLGDAAPVRLPFPRKSSLHAFVDGQVVFTIEEDWGRFKQGALLAYPLAALKADPAKAKPTLLFQPGARQAIESVAATRGQVLVSLYEDVKGALDVYTPGKNRWSRKRLALPKNASVAITVTSSSHDRFFVKSQGFLAPTSLWLADAKAGTVKKVKSLPARFDASKLQVDQSWAKSKDGTRIPYFLVRPKARKLDGTLPTLVYGYGGFQVSKPPVYLPEEGKLWMERGGAYVVANIRGGGEFGPRWHQAALREHRQRAFDDFAAVMEDLVRRKVSSPRHMGIYGRSNGGVLTSVAMTQRPDLFNAAVIESPLIDMMRYHLLPAGASWVGEFGNPEVPGDAAFISKYSAYQNLREGVRYPAPYITTNTKDDRVHPGHARKFAARLEAMGLPYLYYENTDGGHSNDSDPMLNARRWALHHVYLSRQLMD comes from the coding sequence ATGAGAAGGGCGTACGTGGCGTCGTTGCTGACCGGGTTGTTGACCTCCTCCGTGGCGACGGCCGAGGCCCCACCCCAGGACCCCTTTCTGTGGCTCGAGGAGGTCCAGGGCGAGAAGGCACTCGAATGGGTTCGCGCACAGAACGCGCGGACGCTCGCGGTGTTGGAGAAGGACCCGCGCTTCGAGACCTTCCACGCCCAGGCGCTCGAACTGCTCACCTCCACCGACCGCATTCCCTCACCCGGCTTCCGGGCTGGCGGCGTGGACAACTTCTGGCAGGACCGCGGCAACCCCCGAGGCATCTGGCGGCACACCTCGCTGGACGGCTACACGCGCGCCCAGACACCGTGGGAGACGGTGCTGGACGTGGACGCGCTGGCGAAGGCCGAGAAGGCCAACTGGATTTGGAAGGGCAGCAACTGCCTGCCTCCCGCGGACCAGCGCTGCCTCGTCTCCCTGTCCAACGGAGGCAAGGACGCCGTCGAGTTGCGCGAGTTCGACGCCGCCGCGAAGCACTTCGTGGAAGGCGGTTTCCAGGTCCCGGAGGGCAAGCTGTCCGCATCCTGGCTGGACTTGGACACGCTGCTGGTGGGGCGCGACTGGGGCGGGGACACGCTCACGGAGTCGGGCTATCCCTTCGTGCTCAAACGTTGGAAGCGCGGCACGCCGCTGTCGGAGGCGCAGGAGTCCTTCCGGGGTGAGCGCACCGACGTCTCCGCGTCTCCCGTCCTGTTGCGGGACGCGGACGGCGCGCTGCGGGCGGTGCTGGTCAACCGCGCGGTGACCTTCTTCGAGTCGGAGTACTACCTGCTGGGAGACGCGGCGCCCGTGCGGCTCCCGTTTCCCCGAAAGTCCTCGCTCCACGCCTTCGTGGACGGGCAGGTCGTCTTCACGATTGAAGAGGACTGGGGCCGCTTCAAGCAGGGCGCGCTGTTGGCGTACCCGTTGGCCGCGCTGAAAGCGGACCCAGCGAAGGCGAAGCCCACGCTGCTCTTCCAGCCGGGAGCGCGGCAGGCCATCGAATCGGTGGCGGCGACGCGGGGCCAGGTGCTGGTGAGCCTCTATGAGGACGTGAAGGGCGCGCTGGATGTCTACACGCCGGGGAAGAACCGTTGGAGCCGCAAACGGCTGGCGCTGCCGAAGAACGCCTCGGTCGCCATCACGGTGACGTCGTCATCGCATGACCGCTTCTTCGTGAAGTCCCAGGGCTTCCTCGCGCCGACGTCGCTGTGGCTGGCGGATGCGAAGGCGGGCACGGTGAAGAAGGTGAAGTCGTTGCCCGCGCGCTTCGATGCCTCGAAGCTCCAGGTGGACCAGTCCTGGGCGAAGTCGAAGGACGGCACCCGGATTCCGTACTTCCTGGTGCGGCCGAAGGCGCGGAAGCTCGACGGCACGCTGCCGACGCTGGTGTATGGCTATGGCGGCTTCCAGGTGTCCAAGCCGCCCGTCTACCTGCCGGAGGAGGGCAAGTTGTGGATGGAGCGCGGCGGGGCCTACGTCGTCGCCAACATCCGGGGCGGAGGCGAGTTCGGTCCGCGCTGGCACCAGGCGGCCCTGCGGGAGCACCGCCAGCGCGCGTTCGACGACTTCGCGGCGGTGATGGAAGACCTGGTGCGGAGGAAGGTCAGCTCCCCGCGCCACATGGGCATCTACGGCCGCTCCAACGGCGGTGTCCTCACCAGCGTGGCGATGACGCAGCGTCCGGACCTGTTCAACGCGGCTGTCATCGAAAGCCCGCTCATCGACATGATGCGCTACCACCTGCTGCCAGCGGGCGCGTCGTGGGTGGGGGAGTTCGGCAATCCGGAGGTGCCCGGGGACGCGGCGTTCATTTCGAAGTACTCCGCCTACCAGAACCTCCGCGAGGGCGTGCGCTACCCCGCGCCGTACATCACCACGAACACGAAGGATGACCGCGTCCACCCGGGCCACGCGCGCAAGTTCGCGGCGCGCCTGGAGGCCATGGGGCTGCCGTACCTGTATTACGAGAACACCGACGGCGGGCACTCCAACGACTCGGACCCGATGCTCAACGCGCGCCGGTGGGCGTTGCACCACGTCTACTTGTCGCGGCAGTTGATGGACTGA
- a CDS encoding carboxypeptidase-like regulatory domain-containing protein — MKPSPGRVALGVALLIAAGLVVWSLSDAPPSPEARLTAETGRSTPPVSASTARPSRVGAAPSMPSAPGDEPTPELEDALLEGTVVSADGAHVPGCQVRVEQAGDAMNEVSDEQGRFRFIVATQRDLSLSADCGSQASPQVSMRLDADRQVTLRLAPTRGLRVIVRTQRDDSPLPGASVQLLQAGTPEEVALADDTGLATLRSAAFADRLRVSARGHVTQEVPPRGWGEAQADTAPLVVRLATSAALTVEVLDARGAPARGATVRLTPRLGIRGDTRSRETGADGTVTWDDLPRSTFEVEAQHPELGLGRAPALSWTGARAEKLQLRLGSGPAIAGRVMDVTRAPIPDATVVLKRRVEFGASPELTVRTDPYGQFRVAGVVAGAYLAYARKEELSSTLLTVQGGDEGVELTLQEARDIEGHVVTRTGQNVPRAALVLRTTGGHTVMEGQADERGRFRLRGLGEGRFELSATRASGGGLVTKSVSAGDKVILEVPEVGALYGRVRTTDNRALTSVMVSFVSHGERVAQVLGGGSFHVAGVPSGNVVLEVRAPGYAAAPLRTAVVVEGRESDAGEFLLTPGGTLEGMVVDPSGQPVPDATVHAGSRLIGSAYSLVSEDAAILGQTASARTDVQGQFRLGNLPADARVLAAEHPTLGRSAPTPLSGTEPVLKLLATGRIAGTVQLGGQPTAGLLISVMLSSSTTAQLMATTDASGAFHIEGIPEGEHMAGVSLIRNGTSSTRSLNKVRIAAGQTTRMDLSLPMGEGSIHVIYRDARPGEEPLRVSIAGPTMDSRLLSADGSTTFSGLAPGSYSICLLVTPTTPRCNPVTVSERAEEVVF; from the coding sequence ATGAAACCTTCACCAGGACGCGTCGCGCTCGGCGTCGCGCTACTCATCGCCGCGGGGCTCGTCGTCTGGAGTCTCTCCGACGCGCCCCCCTCCCCCGAGGCGCGACTCACCGCGGAGACCGGGCGGTCCACCCCGCCCGTCAGCGCTTCCACAGCCAGGCCCTCGCGCGTCGGCGCCGCCCCCTCCATGCCAAGCGCGCCCGGCGACGAGCCCACGCCCGAGCTGGAGGACGCGCTCCTGGAGGGGACTGTCGTCAGCGCGGACGGCGCCCATGTGCCAGGGTGCCAGGTCCGGGTGGAGCAGGCGGGCGACGCGATGAACGAGGTCAGCGACGAGCAGGGGCGCTTCCGCTTCATCGTCGCGACACAGCGGGACCTGAGCCTCTCGGCGGATTGCGGCTCGCAGGCCAGCCCGCAGGTGAGCATGCGCCTGGACGCCGACCGGCAAGTCACGTTGCGGCTGGCGCCGACCCGGGGGCTGCGCGTCATCGTGCGCACCCAGCGCGACGACAGCCCGCTGCCTGGCGCGAGCGTCCAGTTGCTACAAGCGGGCACCCCGGAGGAGGTGGCGCTCGCTGACGACACCGGGCTGGCCACGCTTCGCAGCGCAGCCTTCGCCGACCGGCTGCGCGTCTCCGCCCGGGGTCACGTGACGCAGGAGGTCCCCCCACGCGGCTGGGGCGAGGCGCAGGCGGACACCGCGCCCCTCGTCGTGCGCCTGGCGACCTCTGCCGCGCTCACCGTGGAGGTGCTGGACGCGCGGGGCGCTCCCGCGCGCGGGGCGACGGTGCGGTTGACCCCCAGGCTCGGCATCCGCGGCGACACGCGCTCACGCGAGACAGGAGCGGATGGGACTGTCACCTGGGATGACCTGCCGCGGAGCACCTTCGAGGTCGAGGCGCAGCATCCCGAGCTGGGCCTGGGGCGCGCCCCCGCGCTGAGCTGGACCGGCGCACGCGCAGAGAAGCTCCAACTGAGGCTGGGCAGCGGCCCGGCCATCGCCGGGCGGGTAATGGACGTCACGCGTGCGCCCATTCCGGACGCCACCGTCGTGCTCAAACGGCGCGTGGAGTTCGGCGCCAGCCCCGAGCTCACCGTGCGCACGGACCCCTACGGCCAGTTCCGAGTGGCGGGCGTGGTCGCTGGCGCCTACCTGGCCTACGCCCGCAAGGAGGAGCTGTCCTCCACACTCCTCACCGTTCAAGGGGGCGACGAGGGCGTCGAGCTGACGCTCCAGGAGGCGCGCGACATCGAGGGGCACGTCGTCACCCGCACGGGCCAGAATGTCCCCCGCGCCGCGCTCGTGCTCCGCACCACCGGAGGCCACACCGTGATGGAGGGCCAGGCGGATGAGCGGGGACGCTTCCGCCTGCGAGGGCTCGGCGAGGGCCGCTTCGAGCTGTCCGCGACCCGCGCCTCCGGCGGCGGACTCGTGACGAAGAGCGTCTCAGCGGGAGACAAGGTCATCCTGGAGGTCCCTGAGGTGGGCGCGTTGTACGGCCGCGTCCGGACCACCGACAACCGCGCCCTCACCTCCGTCATGGTGAGCTTCGTGTCCCACGGCGAGCGCGTCGCGCAGGTGCTGGGGGGCGGGTCGTTCCACGTCGCGGGCGTCCCCTCCGGCAACGTGGTGTTGGAGGTGCGGGCGCCGGGCTACGCCGCGGCGCCGCTGCGCACCGCCGTGGTGGTGGAGGGCCGCGAGTCGGACGCGGGCGAGTTCCTCCTCACGCCAGGCGGAACGCTGGAAGGCATGGTGGTGGACCCAAGCGGCCAGCCCGTCCCGGACGCCACCGTTCACGCCGGTAGCCGGCTCATTGGCTCTGCTTACTCGCTCGTGTCCGAGGACGCCGCCATCCTGGGGCAGACGGCCTCCGCGCGCACGGACGTCCAGGGCCAGTTCCGGCTGGGGAACCTGCCCGCCGATGCACGGGTCCTGGCCGCGGAGCACCCCACGCTCGGCCGCAGCGCGCCCACGCCGCTGAGCGGCACGGAGCCCGTGCTGAAGCTGCTGGCCACCGGCCGCATCGCGGGGACGGTCCAGTTGGGGGGACAGCCCACCGCGGGCCTGCTCATCAGCGTCATGCTCAGCAGTTCGACGACGGCTCAGTTGATGGCCACGACCGACGCGAGCGGGGCGTTCCATATCGAGGGCATCCCTGAGGGTGAGCACATGGCGGGGGTGAGCCTCATCCGCAACGGCACGTCCAGCACGCGCTCGCTCAACAAGGTGCGCATCGCCGCGGGGCAGACCACCCGGATGGACCTGTCCCTCCCCATGGGAGAGGGCTCCATCCACGTCATCTACCGCGACGCCCGCCCCGGCGAGGAGCCCCTGCGCGTCAGCATCGCCGGCCCCACGATGGACTCCCGGCTGCTCTCCGCCGACGGGAGCACGACGTTCTCCGGCCTCGCTCCCGGCTCCTACAGCATATGCCTCCTGGTGACCCCGACCACGCCGCGCTGCAACCCCGTCACGGTCAGCGAGCGCGCCGAGGAAGTCGTCTTCTGA
- a CDS encoding PKD domain-containing protein → MHIHDRIRKTLFALAMLAGCGSPEAVDPSGDATATAPLLTSSKLTLTASMVQPDGVRPVAGPYQNLFDEQALIGDPRGGTGSAPVTTWGDAIFDDSAYPMGLIIDLGALYDITEIGVFDTFDSGSVSFAAGEPGAWTPVTNITLTRWQAWWVVPVTQRTRYLHLSRTRYAGMNEVVIYGAPVTGEPPANLPPTVSAGADQTVMLPTNAAPLTGTATDSDGTVVTRQWTQVSGPNTATLTGATTLSATASGLMQGLYEFELTVTDDDGATASDRMKVQVTPAPTGRGTTQEVYKSPSTPGGYGYVVYLPPGYDEGSNWPVVFFLHGMGEQGDGGVNQLKRVRAHGPQAYIDREGKDYPFILVSPQTSTSGFWSAYEAQYNLDPFFEHILATYKTDRKRVYLTGLSMGGAGTFNYASLFPSKLAAAIPICNGGYGSSAADALKMVQANLPIWGSHGLLDNDIFYTATAAWFTHLGTAMGGTGGVMSTYPSPARTGTAFFRPGSGQWEWIDGQTNTDTTGAEPVKPVLFTLFHDGNHYIWDRVYKEPKVFAWMLAQQRP, encoded by the coding sequence ATGCATATTCATGACCGCATCAGAAAGACACTCTTCGCGCTCGCAATGCTTGCCGGGTGTGGCAGTCCCGAAGCCGTGGACCCTTCCGGCGACGCCACCGCGACGGCGCCGCTCCTCACGAGCAGCAAGCTGACCCTCACCGCCTCCATGGTGCAGCCCGACGGCGTTCGTCCCGTCGCGGGTCCGTACCAGAACCTCTTCGATGAGCAGGCGCTCATTGGAGACCCTCGCGGGGGAACGGGCTCCGCGCCCGTCACGACCTGGGGTGACGCCATCTTCGACGATTCCGCGTACCCCATGGGTCTCATCATCGACCTGGGCGCGCTGTATGACATCACGGAGATTGGCGTCTTCGACACCTTCGACAGCGGCAGCGTGTCCTTCGCGGCCGGCGAGCCGGGGGCCTGGACGCCAGTGACGAACATCACCCTGACCCGGTGGCAAGCCTGGTGGGTCGTGCCCGTCACCCAGCGCACGCGGTACCTCCACCTTTCGAGGACCCGCTATGCGGGCATGAATGAAGTCGTCATCTACGGCGCCCCCGTGACGGGCGAGCCGCCCGCCAACCTTCCGCCCACGGTCTCCGCCGGGGCGGACCAGACGGTGATGCTGCCCACGAATGCCGCGCCCCTCACGGGCACCGCGACGGACAGCGACGGAACCGTCGTGACGCGGCAGTGGACCCAGGTGTCCGGTCCCAATACCGCGACACTGACGGGCGCCACGACGCTCTCCGCGACGGCGTCCGGGCTGATGCAGGGGCTCTACGAGTTCGAGCTGACGGTGACGGATGACGACGGCGCTACCGCCAGCGACAGAATGAAGGTCCAGGTGACACCCGCGCCCACGGGCCGTGGCACCACGCAGGAGGTCTACAAGTCACCCTCGACGCCGGGCGGCTACGGCTATGTCGTGTACCTGCCTCCCGGTTACGACGAAGGCTCGAACTGGCCCGTCGTCTTCTTCCTCCACGGGATGGGCGAGCAGGGAGATGGAGGCGTCAACCAGCTCAAGAGGGTTCGTGCGCACGGGCCGCAGGCGTACATCGACCGGGAAGGAAAGGACTATCCCTTCATCCTGGTCTCTCCGCAGACGAGCACGTCGGGATTCTGGAGCGCCTACGAAGCCCAATACAACCTGGACCCCTTCTTCGAGCACATCCTGGCGACGTACAAGACAGACAGGAAGCGCGTCTACCTGACGGGCCTCAGCATGGGCGGCGCGGGGACGTTCAACTACGCATCGCTCTTCCCCTCGAAGCTCGCCGCCGCCATCCCCATCTGCAACGGAGGCTACGGTTCGAGCGCCGCGGATGCCCTGAAGATGGTCCAAGCGAACCTCCCCATCTGGGGCTCACACGGCCTGCTCGACAACGACATCTTCTACACCGCGACCGCCGCCTGGTTCACGCACCTGGGAACCGCCATGGGCGGCACCGGTGGCGTCATGAGCACCTACCCCTCCCCGGCTCGTACAGGGACGGCGTTCTTCCGGCCCGGGAGCGGGCAGTGGGAGTGGATTGATGGACAGACGAACACCGACACCACGGGCGCCGAGCCGGTGAAGCCCGTGCTCTTCACCCTCTTCCACGATGGCAATCACTACATCTGGGACCGGGTCTACAAAGAGCCCAAGGTGTTCGCCTGGATGCTGGCCCAGCAGCGCCCCTGA
- a CDS encoding serine hydrolase domain-containing protein: protein MATHGAEPLPQRLQAFVDQTSLSGVVCAFDDTGTLAVAKRGVADARTQAALTEDSLFRVGSLSKMVVALALLRMAERGEFDLGDTVAPALTRVLGAAPADTERLPTHDELLHHTSGLKDPPPLWLPYLLGEDRRVSTARELLPLGLRLAKAAPPGERFRYANLNYALLGEALRLRTRTTLEAALQAQLLAPLGLRDIGVSPDEAQRARLSQGHFSLLGRLVTREALLGTEADAFRDTAASGNLFASCGDLAVLLRAAFWGPLFEQEETRRQWLRPALENYAGGVVVRVEESRARAGHAGAVPGFTSFFEVHPEARRGFIVLSNLDLSAGDPAALSRPLRRLVLGDSEPTATEPSARHAPLLGPLRLGLHAALAPTPFGRMAQTLIAAGLLVHLLRKRGRSRVEALTESLGVVALGLTLGALTEMSLGMRGAVLAALGLGAAVMLQRAAPTPWLPPRRSQRLSAALSLALVVACLAVGVYWSWLPFA, encoded by the coding sequence TTGGCCACGCACGGCGCGGAGCCCCTCCCCCAGCGGCTCCAGGCCTTCGTGGACCAGACATCCCTGTCCGGCGTCGTCTGCGCCTTCGACGACACGGGCACGCTCGCCGTGGCGAAGCGGGGCGTGGCCGACGCGAGGACCCAGGCGGCGCTCACCGAGGACTCGCTCTTCCGCGTCGGCTCGCTGTCGAAGATGGTGGTGGCGCTCGCGCTGCTCCGCATGGCGGAGCGGGGAGAGTTCGACCTGGGTGACACCGTGGCTCCAGCGCTGACCCGGGTGCTGGGCGCGGCGCCAGCGGACACCGAGCGGCTGCCCACCCATGACGAGCTGCTGCACCACACCTCCGGGCTGAAGGACCCGCCCCCGCTGTGGCTGCCCTATCTACTGGGAGAGGACCGCCGCGTGAGCACCGCGCGGGAACTGCTGCCCCTGGGCCTGCGACTGGCGAAGGCCGCCCCTCCAGGCGAGCGATTCAGGTACGCGAACCTCAACTACGCGCTGCTGGGCGAGGCGCTGCGCCTGCGCACGAGGACGACGCTCGAAGCCGCGCTCCAGGCGCAGCTCCTCGCGCCGCTCGGCCTGCGAGACATCGGCGTGAGCCCGGACGAGGCGCAGCGCGCCCGGTTGAGCCAGGGGCACTTCTCCCTGCTGGGGCGGCTTGTCACGCGCGAGGCGCTGCTGGGCACGGAGGCGGACGCCTTCCGGGACACCGCGGCCTCCGGGAACCTCTTCGCATCATGTGGTGACCTCGCGGTGCTGCTGCGCGCCGCCTTCTGGGGGCCCCTCTTCGAGCAGGAGGAGACGCGGCGTCAGTGGCTGCGCCCCGCCCTGGAGAACTACGCTGGGGGCGTCGTCGTTCGTGTGGAGGAGAGCCGCGCGCGGGCAGGTCACGCGGGCGCGGTGCCAGGCTTCACCAGCTTCTTTGAAGTCCACCCCGAGGCCCGCCGGGGCTTCATCGTGCTGAGCAACCTCGACCTGTCCGCCGGCGACCCGGCGGCCCTCTCCCGCCCGCTTCGGCGGCTCGTGCTGGGGGACTCCGAGCCCACCGCCACCGAGCCCAGCGCGCGCCATGCCCCGCTGCTCGGACCGCTGCGCCTGGGACTTCACGCGGCGCTCGCCCCTACTCCCTTCGGGAGGATGGCGCAGACGCTCATCGCCGCGGGGCTCCTGGTCCACCTGCTGCGCAAGCGGGGCCGCTCCCGCGTCGAGGCGTTGACGGAGTCGCTCGGCGTGGTCGCTCTCGGCTTGACGCTGGGCGCGCTCACGGAGATGTCGCTGGGGATGCGCGGGGCCGTGCTCGCGGCACTCGGGCTCGGGGCCGCGGTGATGCTCCAGCGCGCGGCGCCCACCCCGTGGCTGCCCCCACGACGCTCACAACGGCTCTCCGCCGCGCTGAGCCTGGCCCTGGTCGTGGCCTGCCTCGCCGTCGGCGTCTACTGGAGCTGGCTCCCGTTCGCGTAG
- a CDS encoding 2OG-Fe dioxygenase family protein — translation MSFQPPVTPASEVPTALSGHGYAVLTRDGLCELAGIDSPALDALRPSWNELPLDGFLRDGGRYRSRRHSCFIVDGASVTQVPHRAHWQPVEYNALHGGMERWFEPVQPDIVSQPVWAGLIRGIAACCSQLKGERPWYVEAHQFRIDTTDGIGRPTPEGAHRDGVDFVAVLLVGREGIKGGETRVFEGDGPNGLRFTLTEPWSALLLDDERVIHESTPIQPQGDTGYRDTLVLTFRAGGFQGPA, via the coding sequence ATGAGCTTCCAGCCCCCCGTCACCCCCGCGTCCGAAGTCCCCACGGCCCTCAGCGGGCATGGCTACGCCGTGCTCACCCGCGACGGCCTCTGCGAGCTCGCAGGCATCGACTCGCCCGCGCTGGACGCACTGCGGCCATCCTGGAACGAGCTGCCGCTGGATGGCTTCCTCCGGGATGGTGGCCGCTACCGCTCACGACGGCACTCCTGCTTCATCGTGGACGGCGCCTCGGTGACGCAGGTGCCTCACCGCGCGCACTGGCAGCCCGTGGAATACAACGCGCTTCACGGCGGCATGGAGCGCTGGTTCGAGCCCGTGCAGCCCGACATCGTGTCCCAGCCGGTGTGGGCGGGGCTGATTCGCGGCATCGCCGCGTGCTGCTCCCAGCTCAAGGGCGAGCGCCCCTGGTACGTCGAGGCCCACCAGTTCCGCATCGACACCACCGACGGTATCGGCCGGCCCACACCCGAGGGCGCGCACCGGGATGGCGTGGACTTCGTGGCGGTGCTGCTCGTGGGCCGCGAGGGCATCAAGGGCGGTGAGACGCGCGTCTTCGAAGGCGACGGTCCCAACGGCCTGCGCTTCACGCTGACGGAGCCCTGGTCCGCGCTGCTGCTGGATGATGAGCGCGTGATTCACGAGAGCACGCCCATCCAACCGCAGGGAGACACCGGCTACCGGGACACGCTGGTACTCACGTTCCGGGCCGGGGGGTTCCAGGGCCCCGCGTAG
- a CDS encoding DUF5819 family protein → MKQQRTWPLALAFAAACITLGVHFGFTLLDVLPANPINVRLRPIVDAYMQPAFSQHWGLFAPNPPYESKMVLVSCRVRGADGSIEETPVVNVSLRLQEMNRSLRLTPATYLMRSQVGPLPVLFLRKSDLERRIEDKALPELDVLRKNYQEHRDQSYRKGQVLITRVASAECRRLYPNQEVVEVRPMAMLESVPKYSQRYMESPTLEHRPFDLGWQPYVQVAPL, encoded by the coding sequence ATGAAACAACAGCGAACCTGGCCATTGGCGCTCGCCTTCGCCGCGGCGTGTATCACGCTGGGGGTCCACTTCGGATTCACCCTGCTGGACGTGTTGCCGGCCAACCCCATCAACGTGAGGCTGCGGCCCATCGTCGACGCCTACATGCAGCCCGCCTTTTCGCAGCACTGGGGCCTGTTCGCGCCCAACCCGCCCTACGAATCCAAGATGGTGCTGGTCAGCTGCCGGGTGCGGGGAGCGGACGGGAGCATCGAGGAGACGCCGGTCGTGAATGTCAGCCTGCGCCTCCAAGAGATGAACCGCTCGTTGCGGCTGACGCCCGCGACCTACCTGATGCGCTCTCAGGTCGGCCCGCTGCCTGTCTTGTTCCTGCGCAAGTCGGACCTGGAGCGGCGCATTGAGGACAAGGCGCTGCCGGAGCTCGATGTCCTACGCAAGAACTATCAGGAGCACCGGGACCAATCCTACCGCAAGGGACAGGTGCTGATAACGCGCGTGGCCTCCGCCGAGTGCCGCCGCCTCTATCCGAACCAGGAGGTGGTCGAAGTGCGCCCCATGGCGATGCTGGAGTCCGTGCCCAAGTACTCGCAGCGCTACATGGAGTCACCGACGCTCGAGCACCGCCCCTTCGACTTGGGCTGGCAGCCCTACGTGCAGGTCGCGCCCCTCTAA
- a CDS encoding thiol-disulfide oxidoreductase DCC family protein: MDAANAKQAGAVVLFDGVCNLCNGAVNFIIDRDPSSYFHFAALQSEQAAALLAPLGRVPEVEPQSFILVEDGEVYERSTAALRIARRLGGGWVLLYAFMVVPRVLRDAVYRLVARNRYRMFGKADSCRMPTPELRARFL; encoded by the coding sequence ATGGACGCGGCGAACGCGAAGCAGGCAGGCGCGGTGGTGCTCTTCGATGGGGTCTGCAACCTCTGCAATGGCGCGGTGAACTTCATCATCGACAGGGACCCGAGCTCCTACTTCCACTTCGCCGCGCTCCAATCCGAGCAGGCCGCGGCGCTGCTGGCTCCGTTGGGGCGTGTCCCGGAGGTGGAGCCCCAGAGCTTCATCCTCGTGGAGGACGGCGAGGTCTACGAGCGTTCCACGGCGGCCCTGCGCATCGCGCGGCGGTTGGGCGGGGGCTGGGTGCTGCTCTACGCCTTCATGGTGGTGCCCCGCGTGCTGCGTGACGCCGTCTACCGGCTCGTGGCGCGCAACCGCTACCGCATGTTCGGCAAGGCCGACTCCTGCCGCATGCCCACGCCGGAGCTGCGCGCCCGCTTCCTCTGA